The genomic segment GGCCTTGGCGGCGATGATCTTCTCCTCAACCACCTTCATCCTGGCAATTTCCGGCAGCAGGCCCGTCTGCGTCCCGATGACAAGGCCGTCTTGTTCCGATGCCGCCGCTGTTTGTTTCTTATCGCCCGTGAGGACCTGGATCAAGGCTGTCGTCGCACTCCGATCGCCCAGCTTGCCCAGCGCCTCGGCCGCCGCGGCCCGTACAAAGCCGTTGGAATCACGGAGTAGTTCCACCAGTTTCGGCACCGCCGTCCGCTCCCCAAGATTACCGAGTGTCCGCGCGGATTCTGCCCGCACGTTGGCGTCGGCGTCGTTGCACCTTTCCTGCAGCGCTTCGACAAGGCCCTCTCCTCGTAGACGGCGCAGCGCCTGGACCGCAGCGAAACGGACCACGGGATCCGTGTCCTTCAACGCCTCGATGACCGCTGGGAGTTGTTCCCCGCCGCCAATCTCCCCGAAGATGCGGATGATCTTCTCGCGAACATCGCGATTGGGATGATGCAGGTACCCGGTCAGGCTTGGCAACGCCGAGACAGCTCGGCTGCGGATGATCGCCTCGTGGGCATGCAGCCTGGCCTCGCGGTCGTCGGAGACGATGGCACGAACCAGCGCCGCAATCGCTTTCTCGTCGTCAGAGTGGGCCAACGCGTCCGCGGCCCGGTCGCGAACGAGCGCGTAAGGGTCATTTTGAAGTTTGGCGGCAATGGGTTCGACGATCAGGGCGATCCGATCCTTCTGGTCCCCGGCGGTTGCCGACAACGACATGATCACTGTGGCGCGGACGTGCCAATCGGGATCGTCCAGGGCACCGATCAGCACTGGAATCGAGGAGGCGCCGTCGAAATGCGCCAAGGTACTGGCTGCGGCAGTTCGGACGAGCGCGTTCTTGTCCCGCAACGCTTCCGCGAGCGAGGGAACCGAGGCGGCGGTTCCACACTCGGCCAGGGCGCTGACAACTTCCATCCGGACCAAGTCGTCTGGATCCCGGATGGTATCGATCAATGCCGATTCCGCTGATCGGTCCGCGGATTGCCGTAACGCGGCCGCCGTCAGCCGTCGCACGTCAGCTCGTTCGTCCTTCAAGCCGTCCGTGGAAATGGCCAGGGGCGTCAACTGCGACAGCCGCGTCAACGCTCCTGCGGCAGCCATGCGGACAGACTCCGTTTCGTCGCGGGTCATACGCCAGAGGATCTTGCCGCCATCCGGCTCGCCAAACTCCCCGAGCAATGCTGTCACCAGGACCCGCACCTCGCTGCGATCGTCTTTGGCCAGGCCAGCCAGAACTTCCATGGTGTTCGAGGTGCTTTGCAGCTTACCCTGGATGTAGGAAACGGCCGTGGGAGGATAGAGCCGGTCGAAATGGAGGCGCTGGTAGGCGACCTGGAGTTTGGTGTCCGCCGATGGCGACGCTGCCTCTTCCCCATGCGACAAGGGCAACAACACATAAATGCTCAAGATACCGATCAGCCAAAACTTGAATCGCCGCATCGTCATCTTCCTCACCGGTACATGCAGTGGTGTGCCGAAGTGGTCAACTCGGGTAACCCGGCCCCCGCTGGATTCGCCCGACACCCTTCGCCAGAGCACGAATGATTCGCGGTAGTCCCCGTTCAATCACTTCGGAGGGCATCATGGCGGTCACTTTCACCGCCGGACCGTCCGCCACAATTTGCGCGCGGGACAACTGCTGGAGCGCAGTCTCGGCCTCCGGGCTGTCAAATCTCACGCGGGCCATCCCCACGCCCATCATCCTAGTATCAGACAACAGCTGCGCCAATTCCTGAGCCTTCTTCGGATCGAAGCTGAGGGCCACCATTTCGATACGCCCCTCGTCCAGCGAGATCTTGCCCTTCACCAAAGCCGCCGCCATGTAGGGACGGAAACGATCCGTAAACAGCAAGCCCGGCTCGGGGATGACGGCAATAAAGGAAACGGGCTCGTGGAGGTAGTTCTGAACGGTCTCGTAACGATCGTTCAGCACGGCTTCCAGCAGTTCCCGCTGTCGCTTCTCAGCTTCCGGGCTGGCGAGGATGACGACCTCACGCCCCAGCGTGGACAGCATGGATTGACCCATCTTAAAAAAATTCTCGGGAAGTTGAGCCTTCCAGTAGCCCTCCGAACTGAACGCAGGCAGCTTCTCGGGTACCAGGTTCCCAAAGATGTGAATCGCCACGTCGCGCAATTCCCCTTCCGCGCGATACGTGACCAGCATCATGGCGACGTCGCCCTGGGCCAGCGTGGGATTGGCGCCAAGGGCCTTGCCGAGAGACTCCTTGATTTGCTCCAAAAGCTGCGGATTATCCCCGAACGCCATTTGCAGGAAGGCGGCGGAGAATTCCTTGCGCGCCGGCGCCTTGACGATCATATCCTGCCGTCTCACAGCGTCCTGGACAACCATGCGAACTTGATTCGTCTCCAGGACAACCCGGCGGAATCGTTGGGTTACATTGAGAGCCAGGACCCCCGCGGCCAACAGCAGGACGACCAGCAGCGTCCAAACGATAACGTTGGCCCTAAGTCCCTTTCCCCGTGTATTCTTCCCTTTGTTCCCGGCCATGAGATGTTCCTACTGCGTACCTATCGCGGTTCCGCCTTCACCAAACTTGATCGGTTCGTCGATCCCGAGTAGTTCCCAGCCGGTATCGAAGCCCAGGTTATCCGCAGCCTGGCGGGCCTTGCGAAACACGTTGAAACTATCATCCCTGACCAGAAAAGCAACGTATTGCTTGCCCTTGTCTAGTTGAGACAGGATTGCCTGGTACTTGCTGTTGGGATTCTCAAGATCGGCCGCTCCTTCTCCGGTAGCGCCCGGACGCGCTTCCAATCCCATCTGCCCCACGAGCAAATAGCGGGGATCAACCTTGTAGTAGGGATTCCCAACCTCTTGCCCTTGAATAGCTTTTAGGAAAGATCCAAGGTCACCACCGCGAACTCCTGGATTCAGTCTCGACATCAATTCCTCGACCTGCTCATCCAAGCCGGCTTTGTCGACAAAGAATAGGTGGTCGTTTCGACACTCGAAGAAAAGAGCTTGTTTTGAGGAAGGAGCGGAACGCGGGGTCGGTCTAAAAACAGGTATCTTGACGGCCAGTTGCACTGTGACAAACAGGGCCAGGAGCAGAGCCGCCGTCGAGATGGTAATAATATCACAGAACGAAATGATGAGCATCTCGAACTCGGCCTTCTTCTTTTTTCTTCGCCCTGCCATGTTTATCAATCCGTGGAAATAGCCAGACCCTTTTCAGCCTCATTCCAATCAACTTTGAAGTCAGCATCGATGGCATCGTAACCAACCTCGATCGGCCGCTTCCCGATCAGGTTGCGAACCGTACGATAGAGCTTCACTGACCGCGGTCGCACCATGACGACAACATATTCGTCACCCCTGTGTGCCTGCACCTTGTCCAATAGTTTCTCGACTGGATTCCCCGATTGCTGCAACTCCTCCCACGCAACCTTCACCTCGCCGGGATACAAGACCAGTTTGTCCTGCTGGCAATCAATATACGAAGGGATCTTTGGGTTCGTAACGTTATTGTGCCCGGAATACAGCCCGGCAAACGCGATAATACGTTTGCCCTTTGGATTGACGGCAATGCGCATGACGATAACCACGAGGATCAAGGAGATCAGTTTTAGCACGATCGCCATGATTGACAGGAAAGGCTCGACGTTGATGTCGATCTTCTCGTATGGCTTGCGACGCGCCATGGAATCAGCGTCCCTGCCCGAGCGATGCGGTTAATCTCGGCATGTTCACATTCCGTCGTCGCCGCGGGCTTCCTGGAAGACAACCTTGCGCGGACGGGAGAGCTGCTTGAGCAACTCGTCGCTCGTGCTCAGGTGATTGCGAAGGTTCGCCAGCGTCTGCCGGAATTCATCCGAACTGCCCACCTGCCGCAAAGTTGTTTCCATCGCCTGCGTCGTCCGCAACACTTTGTCGATCTCCGTGCCCAATTGGGCGACTTTCTCCAGTTGCTCGTTGAGCGACTCGACGGATTGTTGCATGCGTTCGCTGTAGCGCGTGGACGCGGTCTCCAGGGACGAAACGGCTTGTCGGAACGAATCGGCCAGTCGCGTTGAAAGCTGACTGAACTCCTGCACCATCTTCTCAAAGCGGGCAATCTCTTTCTTGTCCAATTCCTGGATGGCCCCAACGTACTTCTCGTGGGCGTCGCCAAACTGCTCGGACTGCTCCTTGGCGATCCGGGTAAGTTGCTCCGTCAAATCGTCGAATTTGTCCGCCAACTTCTGCTCGTTCTTCGTGTAAATCTCCAGGTTGCGCTCCTGCGTCTTGGTGAGTTCCGACATGATCCGCTGCGTGCCGTTGTTGAAGTTGCTGGCCACGCCTTCCAGCTTGCCACCGAGCTGGGAGCCCAGTTCGCCGATCCGCCGCTCGTAATTCTGCGCAAATTCGTCGTACTTCTGGTTGATCACGTCCCCCGCCTTGGAGATCGCGCGCGAAAAGACCTCTTCATACCGATCAGGATTGGGCAATCGGCGAAAACCGGCGTCGATGGCCTGGGCCAGTTCTTCCACGGGGAATTTCGACTGCGTCTGCATGCCCTCCATCCCCTGGCGAATCGCCGCGACCATCTCGTCCACCGGGAACGCTTTCTGCGCTTCCGCCGAAGGCATGCGCGAAAGCAGGCGATCCTCAACCAGTTCATCGATCTCGCCGAGTATCTCTTCTTCCTTGCGCTCAACCATCAAGCTCGGAAACGCCGCCAAACCGGCGGTCAACAAGCCCAGGAGTGTGCACATGAACGCGACCGCAAGGCCTTCGGTGATCGTGCCGATTTGCCCCGTGATCGCTTCCGTCGTCACGTTCGCGCCCGTCAGGAACGCGGCGAAACCGCTGATGCCGGCCGCCACGCCATACACGGTGCCGACGAACCCCAACAGCGGCATCGCCCAGATGAACAGACGATTTCGGCGGAAAGATGAATCCGAGGCAGCCGCGTCCATGTCAGCTTGTTCGCGCGCATATTCGGTGGTGCGCTCAAAATCACCCGTGTTGATCCACATGGCCAATACGCGCGCAATGCGTGTGAGACCAAGGCTCTCGGCAATATTCGGACGATCTTTTACGCGGTTGTAAACATCAATAAGCCGCTCGTTGTCGCTCATGTCGAGATCTTCCGGCAGGCCAGCGTCCTCAATCGCGGCGCGTTCTTTGTTCATCCGCAGAAACTTTAGGGCGATGTTGCCCATCGACAACGCGAACACCCAGCTTATCAAGCCTTGGAAGATAACGCGTTCGATCAGGTAGGGATGCACCAGCACGCCATTCTTCGACTCGGAACCCAAAAACAGATCTCGCACGAAGTTTGCTTTGGTAATCGGCGTAAGACCCAACAGAACGAACCAAATGATTGTACATGCCGTCGCAATCCCAACCATCTGGATGGTATTGACTTCTGTGTGTGGCCGCTCGTGCGAAGGGAATTCTACAATTTGAGTAGACATGCTTTTATACAACTCCTCTATTTAGCTCTGAACCTTCTTTTGGGTGGCTCGCAGCCTGCGCGCCTGTTTCGGGACAGGCGTCTCCTATCTTCCGAACCGTTTAAACTCGACCACTTACTAACATCTCCCTGCCATTGACCAGCTTATCTACAAACAAGCCGTGGCTCTCGCCTGTAAGCCATGTATTATATGGGTTGTACGGCAATTAGTCAATTCCTCATTTTTCCACGAGAAATTGTCTCGTTCGCGGTCTGCGCCCAAGTTCTGCATCCAAGAGTTCCCACACAACCCGCTGGCTCGCAACGATTTGCTCGGTACTCAAACGGACGCGCTCGACGCCCTTCAACGACGCACTTGCCAGTGACCGAAGAACCTTGTTCACGCTTGTTGCCGCCTCCCATTTCGGGGTCCAACCCGCAGCTGCCAAAAGTTGGATCTCGAACCAGATCAACAAGACCGCATTATGTTTTCGCCGTTCCAGTGCATCCAAGATCGCCGTCAATAGGGAGTGAATCCTGACGTTTGGATCCTCGCGCTCCGTGGCCATCTCGACCAATTCACAGACGTAGGACGCTGCGGCCAATGAGTCAACCGACTCCCGCAAACGCGCGTGCGGCTCCTCAAGGAAGCAATCGTGCAAGAGGTGCAGATCACTTCGCCGGCTCGGCAAAAAAACAATCTCATCGCAGTAGAACAGGTCGATTTTTCCCTGGAACGGGCCTTTCGGTCGGCGGGCGCCTTTCGCCAGCGTCTTCAGTTTGCCGAATTCGCGTGTGTACCAGGTGACGATGAGGCTGGATTCCGTGACCGGCTGACGACGCAAAACGATCCCTTCGGCGCGCTCGGTGTCCATGCGTTGCTACCGCAATAGAGGCGCGGCGGGCTGCTGCGTCTTCGCCGCGTACGGCGGCATGACCGAACCGCACGAAATCACCATTTTCATGCCCTCGGCCACGCTCATCTCCAGGTCGATCAGTTCCCCGTGCGGGACGAATAGCAGAATACCACTGGTTGGATTCGGCGTCGCCGGCACAAACACGTTGACCAGTGTTTCGTGCGTCTTCTCCCGGACCTCGCCGCCGATCTCGCTGGTCACGAAACCGATCGTGTACGTGCCCGGCCGTGGAAATTCCACCAGCACCACACGCTGGAACATCGTCTTTTTTCCCGAAAGCAGCGTTTGGCTGATTTCCTTCATGAAACCATACGTCTTGTTCAGCAAGGGCACATGCGTGATGAGCGATTCCGTGGCCGAGACCATCCGCTTGCCGATTACCAGACGAGTAACCCACCCCACCCCAATTGTGAACGCCACGAACAGAACCAACGCAATGATCCGATACAACGGCGTCAACATCTGTTGGCGCAGAGCATCGGGCAGCATGAAATCGGTCACCCACGTGAAGATCCCGAGCAGGATGAGCATCGACGCGGCCACCGGCACGACGACCAGCAGGCCCGCAAAGAAGGAATTCCGCAGATTTTTCCACGTCTCGTTCATGCGTGGGTCATCGTAGTCGTCGATGGCAGCACTGTCAACGCGGAGCCATCCCTATCCTTGCTGTCACTGTTTGAAGAGCTTCACGGCAATCTTCTCGGCGGTTTCATCCGTGCCCCGCAACGTCAGCGAGCGGCGCACCGCACTGAAGACGCCCGACAATCGGAGCTGGTGGCCGTCGAACGTGACGTACGCATATACCTTGTTCCGGGACGTCACCAGCATCTGTCCCACCACCGTGCCCGGTTCCCCGGTCGTCGCAATATCGAACACAGCCGAATCGTTCGCATTGCTGGTGATCGCATAACCGACCGCCATCGCGGTCTTGGCGACTGTCACCGTTCCCGTCCACGTGCCGCTGAGATCCGGGAACGTCGTGGCCGGTACGCCCTTCCAGTGTAAAGTACCCGAGGCAGTGGTCGGCACTGCCCCGTTGACGTTCTTGAGACTCGCCGCCATCCCCAACAATGTGCCGGTCCAGTTCGTCGTGCCGCCGGTTTGCTCCACAAACGGTCCCGTTAGCTGTCCTTTCGAGTTGAGCCCCCAGTGACCTGACACGTCGTCCAGTCCAAACGTCTTGAACCGAATCCCATAGCCACTGGCACTGAAGTCGTCCTCGAACGTGAGGAACTGCGCACCTTTGTCAGCGCCGCTGATCGTGACTTCCCAATCACCCAAAGGCGAGTTCTTGGCGCCGATGGTGATGGTGGATGGGTTCGATCGGTTGGTCGCCAGGAGCGTGTCGGTGGCGACAACTGTGAGCGTGTGAGTACCGAGTGTGGGATGGACCAGCAAGTTTGTCCCGGGGTTGGACGTTGTCTCCCCGAATTTCACGTCGTCCGCAAAGAACTCAAGCTTGCTGATGGCCCCCCCGTCATTGGCCATGGCGGTGGCAACAATCGTAATCGTCAGGTTGGTCAGCGTCGGGTAGAGCATGCCGTTGGCCGGCCGAATGATGCTTACCGTCGGCGGTGTGTTAACCGTATTCGTGACGGTGATCAGGTTCAGCCGGTTGGTCGCGCCTGACCCACCAGGGCCGGAGACCGTCAGCGCCACCGAATAGACGGCGGCTGTAGAGTACGAATGGCTCGGACTAGTGGCTGTGCTCGTGTTGCCGTCGCCGAAGCTCCAGAAGTGGTTCGTGATGGTGCCGGTTGAAGTATCCGTGAAGTTCACCAGCAACGGCGCGGCCCCAAGGGTCGGGTTGGCCGTGAAGCTGGCCACCGGTGGTGCCTGGGTGATGATAAAATTCCCCACCAGGTCCCGGTTGCCAGACGCAGTGAATGTGTAGTTCGAGGAACTGCTTACCGGACTGCCGTCTTCCGTCCAATTCACGAAATTGTATCCGGGATTCGGTGTTGCGTTCACCGTTACGCTGGAACCGCATACCTTGGATCCGCCGCCGTCCGTCGTTCCTCCTTCCGGCGGTGAGGAACTCGTGGTGATCGTGTAATTGATTTGGCTGAAGTTCGCCACCAAATCGCGGTCGCCGGATACCATAAAGTCGTAGCAAAGGGAACTGCTTGCGACATTGCTGCCTTCGGTCCAGTTCACAAACTGATAACACGCGTTCGTCACAGCGCATACGGTCACGTTCGAGCCGCAGTTTACGACTCCCCCGCCGCCGGTTGAACCGCCACCGGGCGGCGAGGAGCTGGTGTTGATCGTGTAGGTGATGGGCGTGAAATTGGCCACGGATAGCGAGTTGAAGAAGACGTTGTGCGAAGCGCCGGCGCCGGCGTCGTCGTTAAACAGGGCGATGCTGTCCAGCGTGCTGTTCGGCGCGCCTCCCTGTGTGCCGCTGATGGTATTGGTCGAGCTACTTCCGCCGGTAACAACCGCCAGCGTATAATCATCATTCGTGCCGAGCGAAAAAATCAAGTGCATCCCTGTGTAGGTCAGCGGCACTCCGCTGTCATACGTGCCCGTAGCGTCAACAACCGTATAATCGCTGCTACCACCGGCCAGGTAGAACTGGAGGCGGGCGCCTGTGGTGTAGTCCGTAGGGGTGTTCGTGGCGTCGCCGTTGCGCAGGGTGAACCCCACCGCCGAGCCGTCCACGTCGTTGAGGCCATTGTCCATGTCGATCAGAAGTTGCCCGCCAGGCTGCACCGGGCCGGCGGTAAATGAGCGATATGCAGCGGCGGTGTTGCTACCGTTCGCGTAGATGCCCCACGACTTGCCACTGGTGTCGACTCCAGGCGGCACATGGGGCGCGTTGTCAGTGGACAAGTCGAGAAAGAAACCGTTTCTATTGGCGTTGGTGCTTGTCTTCGTCAACGCCCACGGGTTCAAACCGATCCCGCCGTTGCTGCCGTCCGACCAGCCTGAGCCGTACACCGGGTCGCCGGCATTGTCAGTCGCCAGCGCTTCCAACGCGTTCACAAAATTCGCCACCAGGGTTTCGTTGCTGGTTACAAAAAAGGTATAGCAGGCTGTGGTACTGACCAGGCTGCCATTCTGTGTCCAGTTCACGAAGGTGTAGCACGAATTCGGTGTCGCGCAGACGGTGATATTCGACCCGCAGTTCACCGTGCCGCCGCCACTGGTTGTGCCTCCTCCGGCGGGCGATGAACTGGTGGTAATCGTATTGGTGGTGAACGTCACAAAGTAGGTGTCGAACGGCGCGTAGAGCGAATTGCCATCAACCGAGTCCACCGCATTCGTTGCCAGGTGAGCCAGATTCGTGGTGAACACAGGCCAGGCAGTGCTCGGAGTAAACGTCATCGTATCGTGAACCGTGTTCCACGTGAAAGTGCCCGTTGTCGCGGGCGTTACGGAGAACGCAGCCTCAACCGAGTCGGTGTCCATCGGTTTGCTGAATTGCAGCGCAATTGACGCGGAAGTTGAGATGCAGGTCGCCGCGTGCGCCGGGCTTTGGCTGATGACGACGGGATCGAGCGGTTGCACCAGCGATTGGGCAATGAAGATCTTGGCGGTCATGCTCGGCACCGAAATCTGTGGCGTCGTGTTGGTAAGGGCCGAGACCATGATCGTTTCGTTCGTGTCGAGCAGGTTGACGAGCACGGTACCGGACGGATAGATGGTCGAACGATTGCTCAGCGTCTGGGTGGAACTGGCGGTGTTGAAGACGACGAAAACCTCTTCGTTACTGAAGACGCGGGAGTAGGCAAACAAGCCCGGGCCACCAGGTGTGTTCCAACGATTATTGTGCACGCCACGACGAAGCGATTGATAGAGACGGCGGAAGTTATTGAGTTTGGCCACGAGTTGGAAGAGAGGGTGTGTCTCGTTGAAGTTGTCGCCGAGTGACGGGCCTTGTTCGAACTGGCCGGCAAACATGTCCTCCCGGTTGTTCGGATCGGTGGTGCCGTCGAACGCCTGCTCCGTTCCGTAGTAGAGGCACGGGATGCCTCGCGACGTGTACAGGAATTCCAGCGCGACGCCGAGGCGGTTGGTGTTGTCATTGGCCTCGCCTGGACTCAGGAAGCGCGGGTTGTCGTGGTTGTCCAAGAACGTGACGAGTCGATACCAGGCATTCGTGTCGTAGTTGGCGGCAATCGCGTTGTAGTGATTTTCGATCTGCTTCGTGTTACCCGAGGCGGTGGCGAAGACAGAGTTGACAGTGTCATAGAGCGGGTAGTCCAATGAAGAATCCAGCTTGTATGGGCCGCCGCCCATTGTGCCGGTGTACGAGCCCACCAACGCCTCGCTGCTGTCAAAGATCTCCCCGAACATGAAGAAGTTCGATTTACCGATGGACGTGGCGTACTGATGGAGCTGCGGGCACCAATACTGCCAGAAACCATAGTCCACGTGCTTCACCGTATCGATGCGAAAGCCGTCGAGGTCGGCGATGCCGACCCAGTTGGTGTAGATGTTCATCATGTTGGTGCGGACGTAGGTCGTCTCCGTGGCAAAGTCGTCCAGACTGGACAATTCCCCGAGCACGACCTGCTGGGTGTTGCCGAAATTCTGTATCGCGCCGTTGTTGTGGAAGATGGACGTGAAGGCCGACGGCGTGGCGTTGGTGATGTTGAATGGCGGCGCGTGTTGATTGGCGATGTTCTTGTAGCGCATGTTATAGCCCGACGGCGGCGCCAGGAAATTCGGATAACCGGAGTCGCCGCTGTCAATGAGATCGCCGCTATGGTTGCAGACGATGTCCAGAATGACCTTGATCCCGCGGGAGTGCGCCGCGCTGACCATGTTCGACAGATCGGTCATCGTGCCCCAGTG from the Verrucomicrobiia bacterium genome contains:
- a CDS encoding DUF502 domain-containing protein — translated: MNETWKNLRNSFFAGLLVVVPVAASMLILLGIFTWVTDFMLPDALRQQMLTPLYRIIALVLFVAFTIGVGWVTRLVIGKRMVSATESLITHVPLLNKTYGFMKEISQTLLSGKKTMFQRVVLVEFPRPGTYTIGFVTSEIGGEVREKTHETLVNVFVPATPNPTSGILLFVPHGELIDLEMSVAEGMKMVISCGSVMPPYAAKTQQPAAPLLR
- a CDS encoding HEAT repeat domain-containing protein; amino-acid sequence: MRRFKFWLIGILSIYVLLPLSHGEEAASPSADTKLQVAYQRLHFDRLYPPTAVSYIQGKLQSTSNTMEVLAGLAKDDRSEVRVLVTALLGEFGEPDGGKILWRMTRDETESVRMAAAGALTRLSQLTPLAISTDGLKDERADVRRLTAAALRQSADRSAESALIDTIRDPDDLVRMEVVSALAECGTAASVPSLAEALRDKNALVRTAAASTLAHFDGASSIPVLIGALDDPDWHVRATVIMSLSATAGDQKDRIALIVEPIAAKLQNDPYALVRDRAADALAHSDDEKAIAALVRAIVSDDREARLHAHEAIIRSRAVSALPSLTGYLHHPNRDVREKIIRIFGEIGGGEQLPAVIEALKDTDPVVRFAAVQALRRLRGEGLVEALQERCNDADANVRAESARTLGNLGERTAVPKLVELLRDSNGFVRAAAAEALGKLGDRSATTALIQVLTGDKKQTAAASEQDGLVIGTQTGLLPEIARMKVVEEKIIAAKALGDIRDPASIDSLVEQGLRAEDAGLRAESAVSLGKIGEARAIGPLEAAVRPYYEAAPADTEGVTIVTGPIDEKVRLMKEKESRVRASVAWALGQIGDANAKEILTRAENDENSLVRDAAAEALAKVTEKQEKVAAGAANPPATH
- a CDS encoding alpha-amylase family glycosyl hydrolase, whose translation is MRGFYFALVFSLAAAAHAAFSSPEDWRDENIYFIFLDRFYDGDPSNNNVESAHGAPYSPSDAHAIHGGDLKGVQQKLDYIKSLGATAIWITPIPYNVGGSAFHGYGAQDFYTLAPHWGTMTDLSNMVSAAHSRGIKVILDIVCNHSGDLIDSGDSGYPNFLAPPSGYNMRYKNIANQHAPPFNITNATPSAFTSIFHNNGAIQNFGNTQQVVLGELSSLDDFATETTYVRTNMMNIYTNWVGIADLDGFRIDTVKHVDYGFWQYWCPQLHQYATSIGKSNFFMFGEIFDSSEALVGSYTGTMGGGPYKLDSSLDYPLYDTVNSVFATASGNTKQIENHYNAIAANYDTNAWYRLVTFLDNHDNPRFLSPGEANDNTNRLGVALEFLYTSRGIPCLYYGTEQAFDGTTDPNNREDMFAGQFEQGPSLGDNFNETHPLFQLVAKLNNFRRLYQSLRRGVHNNRWNTPGGPGLFAYSRVFSNEEVFVVFNTASSTQTLSNRSTIYPSGTVLVNLLDTNETIMVSALTNTTPQISVPSMTAKIFIAQSLVQPLDPVVISQSPAHAATCISTSASIALQFSKPMDTDSVEAAFSVTPATTGTFTWNTVHDTMTFTPSTAWPVFTTNLAHLATNAVDSVDGNSLYAPFDTYFVTFTTNTITTSSSPAGGGTTSGGGTVNCGSNITVCATPNSCYTFVNWTQNGSLVSTTACYTFFVTSNETLVANFVNALEALATDNAGDPVYGSGWSDGSNGGIGLNPWALTKTSTNANRNGFFLDLSTDNAPHVPPGVDTSGKSWGIYANGSNTAAAYRSFTAGPVQPGGQLLIDMDNGLNDVDGSAVGFTLRNGDATNTPTDYTTGARLQFYLAGGSSDYTVVDATGTYDSGVPLTYTGMHLIFSLGTNDDYTLAVVTGGSSSTNTISGTQGGAPNSTLDSIALFNDDAGAGASHNVFFNSLSVANFTPITYTINTSSSPPGGGSTGGGGVVNCGSNVTVCAVTNACYQFVNWTEGSNVASSSLCYDFMVSGDRDLVANFSQINYTITTSSSPPEGGTTDGGGSKVCGSSVTVNATPNPGYNFVNWTEDGSPVSSSSNYTFTASGNRDLVGNFIITQAPPVASFTANPTLGAAPLLVNFTDTSTGTITNHFWSFGDGNTSTATSPSHSYSTAAVYSVALTVSGPGGSGATNRLNLITVTNTVNTPPTVSIIRPANGMLYPTLTNLTITIVATAMANDGGAISKLEFFADDVKFGETTSNPGTNLLVHPTLGTHTLTVVATDTLLATNRSNPSTITIGAKNSPLGDWEVTISGADKGAQFLTFEDDFSASGYGIRFKTFGLDDVSGHWGLNSKGQLTGPFVEQTGGTTNWTGTLLGMAASLKNVNGAVPTTASGTLHWKGVPATTFPDLSGTWTGTVTVAKTAMAVGYAITSNANDSAVFDIATTGEPGTVVGQMLVTSRNKVYAYVTFDGHQLRLSGVFSAVRRSLTLRGTDETAEKIAVKLFKQ
- the recO gene encoding DNA repair protein RecO: MDTERAEGIVLRRQPVTESSLIVTWYTREFGKLKTLAKGARRPKGPFQGKIDLFYCDEIVFLPSRRSDLHLLHDCFLEEPHARLRESVDSLAAASYVCELVEMATEREDPNVRIHSLLTAILDALERRKHNAVLLIWFEIQLLAAAGWTPKWEAATSVNKVLRSLASASLKGVERVRLSTEQIVASQRVVWELLDAELGRRPRTRQFLVEK